The sequence TGGACCCGGGCTGGGTGCAGACCACCATGGGCGGCGCCATCGCCCCTTTGACCGTGGCGCAAAGCGTGCAAGGCATGGTCCAGACCCTGGCCGGGGTGACGCCGGCCGATGGTGGGCGACTGCTGCGCTATGACGGTACGCGCGTGCGGGCTGACTGAATTCGTTAGCTATCAAAAACAAAGCTGCAGCAGCTTGTGACATGGGCTGCTGCAGCGGATTTCTCTTCATAACCTACAAGCCGACCACGGCTGGAGACAAGACATGCTGCTGACCCCCGACCAGGAAATGATCCGCGACGCCGTGCGCGATTTTGTGCGCGAGCAAATCACCCCCCATGCTGCGCGCTGGGACAAGGAGCACCATTTCCCCAAGGATGTACACCAGGGTCTGGCCGCCTTGGGTGCCTATGGCATCTGCGTGCCCGAGGAACTGGGCGGCGCCGGTCTGAGCTATGTGAGCCTGGCCCTGGTGCTGGAAGAAATTGCCGCTGGCGACGGCGGCACCAGCACCGTGATCAGCGTCACCAACTGCCCGGTCAACGCCATCTTGATGCGTTATGGCAATGCCCAGCAAAAAGAGCAATGGCTGCGCCCGCTGGCGCAGGGTGCCATGCTGGGCGCCTTCTGCCTGACCGAGCCCCATGTGGGCTCTGACGCCAGCGCGCTACGCACCACGGCGACCAAGGACGGTGGCGACTATGTGATCCAGGGCGTCAAGCAGTTCATCACCAGCGGCAAGAACGGCGACGTGGCCATCGTCATTGCCGTCACAGACAAGGCCGCCGGCAAGCGCGGTATGAGTGCCTTCATCGTGCCCACCAGCAACCCCGGCTACCAGGTGGCGCGGCTGGAGGAGAAGCTGGGCCAGCATTCCAGCGACACGGCGCAGATCAACTTCGAGCAATGCCGCATTCCTGCGGCCAACCTGATCGGTGCCGAGGGCGAGGGCTACAAGATTGCCCTGTCGGCACTGGAGGGCGGGCGCATCGGCATTGCCGCCCAAAGCGTGGGCATGGCGCGTGCGGCTTTTGAATGCGCGCTGCAATACAGCAAGGAGCGCGAGAGCTTTGGCCAGCCCATCTTCAACCACCAGGCCGTGGGCTTTCGCCTGGCGGAA comes from Comamonas sp. GB3 AK4-5 and encodes:
- a CDS encoding acyl-CoA dehydrogenase family protein, whose amino-acid sequence is MLLTPDQEMIRDAVRDFVREQITPHAARWDKEHHFPKDVHQGLAALGAYGICVPEELGGAGLSYVSLALVLEEIAAGDGGTSTVISVTNCPVNAILMRYGNAQQKEQWLRPLAQGAMLGAFCLTEPHVGSDASALRTTATKDGGDYVIQGVKQFITSGKNGDVAIVIAVTDKAAGKRGMSAFIVPTSNPGYQVARLEEKLGQHSSDTAQINFEQCRIPAANLIGAEGEGYKIALSALEGGRIGIAAQSVGMARAAFECALQYSKERESFGQPIFNHQAVGFRLAECATQIEAARQLIWHAASLRDAGLPCLKEAAMAKLFASEMAERVCSAAIQTLGGYGVVNDFPVERIYRDVRVCQIYEGTSDVQKILIQRALA